A single genomic interval of Pyruvatibacter sp. HU-CL02332 harbors:
- a CDS encoding TetR family transcriptional regulator, which yields MASNEQRTARTRAALIKAARAEFAANGYADAATTAIVARAGATRGAMYHHFKDKLALFDAVVEAEDARLAALIDSETVDMPDAYKSLMHGIGIYLDNATSPATRRILMLDGPSALGWKRWREIQSHNSLRTLREGLEAAQTQGTLNKKLSVTVAASLFAAALDEAVHVIAEAKNRKAARSDAINAAEAMLEGMRA from the coding sequence ATGGCCAGCAACGAACAACGCACCGCCAGAACCCGCGCCGCCCTCATCAAGGCGGCCCGCGCCGAGTTTGCTGCCAATGGCTATGCAGATGCAGCGACTACCGCCATCGTCGCCCGCGCAGGGGCAACGCGCGGCGCCATGTATCATCACTTCAAGGACAAGCTGGCGTTGTTCGACGCAGTGGTGGAAGCAGAAGACGCCCGCCTCGCCGCCCTGATTGATTCAGAAACCGTGGACATGCCCGATGCCTACAAGAGCCTGATGCACGGCATCGGCATCTATCTGGACAACGCAACAAGTCCCGCCACCCGCCGCATCCTGATGCTTGATGGCCCTTCGGCCCTTGGTTGGAAACGCTGGCGCGAGATCCAGTCCCACAATTCCCTGCGCACTCTGAGAGAGGGGCTTGAAGCGGCCCAGACCCAGGGCACCCTCAACAAGAAGCTGTCTGTCACGGTTGCAGCATCTCTGTTCGCAGCAGCCCTTGATGAAGCCGTCCACGTCATTGCCGAAGCCAAGAACCGCAAAGCAGCACGGAGCGATGCCATCAACGCCGCAGAAGCAATGCTGGAAGGGATGCGGGCTTAA
- a CDS encoding VOC family protein, which translates to MTIASIYPVIATKDVARLTAFYRDAFGLHTAFDSDWYVHLTAGDGTGAGPGNLAIIVEGHETMPAGHRGVAAPRLMNFETDDVDALYEAMTAQGAPILLTLRDEDFGQRHFIMQDPDGNLVDVIKIIPPSAEFAAQYSDAAAPK; encoded by the coding sequence ATGACCATTGCAAGCATCTACCCTGTGATTGCCACCAAGGACGTGGCCCGACTGACGGCCTTTTACCGGGACGCCTTTGGGCTCCACACGGCGTTTGACTCTGACTGGTATGTGCATCTGACGGCCGGAGACGGCACGGGCGCAGGGCCGGGCAATCTGGCGATCATCGTTGAGGGCCATGAAACGATGCCTGCGGGTCACCGCGGTGTGGCGGCTCCCCGGCTGATGAATTTCGAGACGGATGATGTGGACGCGCTGTATGAGGCGATGACGGCGCAAGGGGCGCCCATCCTGCTGACATTGCGGGACGAGGACTTTGGCCAGCGTCACTTCATCATGCAGGACCCGGACGGCAATCTTGTGGATGTCATCAAGATCATCCCGCCATCGGCTGAGTTTGCAGCACAGTACTCGGACGCCGCGGCTCCGAAATAG
- a CDS encoding LysR family transcriptional regulator translates to MVQKQTATSEPVDPSWDDLKLVLAVGRSGSLRKAAIVLGLGHATLSRRLARLEQQLGVRLFDRPASGAVELTAAGEDLAASAARMDDAAAVALRRIAGRDLTLTGTLRVSINPMVGLSLLQEALVAFSDAYPDVNIEVLGTSISANLDRREADVVVRVTDSPPETLVGQKFGPIGYGFYAGTNAVDAAGGVDAYLATMPPMLGYNGRRDNAVHVPWLRAELPESRATLTASDPLHIAGLVRAGGGIARLPFMSALDDPTLTRVFPDRSEHAYDIWLLTHSDLRKTARVRAFMDHMSEALRAQMPRIHGDAV, encoded by the coding sequence ATGGTCCAAAAACAAACCGCAACAAGTGAGCCCGTCGATCCGTCCTGGGATGACCTTAAACTGGTTCTGGCCGTGGGGCGGTCGGGAAGTTTGCGCAAGGCGGCCATTGTGCTGGGGTTGGGACATGCAACCCTGTCGCGGCGGTTGGCCCGGTTGGAACAACAGCTGGGTGTCCGCCTGTTTGACCGGCCCGCATCAGGTGCGGTGGAGCTGACCGCTGCTGGCGAAGACCTAGCGGCGTCAGCGGCGCGAATGGATGATGCGGCGGCGGTGGCGTTGCGGCGCATTGCCGGTCGCGACCTTACGCTCACAGGGACCTTGCGTGTCTCGATCAACCCGATGGTTGGACTGAGCCTCTTGCAGGAGGCTCTTGTTGCCTTCAGTGACGCTTACCCGGATGTGAATATTGAGGTTTTGGGAACGTCGATATCTGCCAACCTTGATCGTCGCGAGGCGGATGTGGTGGTGCGGGTGACTGACAGCCCGCCCGAGACGCTTGTCGGGCAGAAGTTCGGGCCGATTGGGTACGGGTTTTATGCCGGAACCAATGCCGTGGATGCGGCCGGTGGGGTGGATGCCTATCTGGCGACCATGCCGCCGATGCTTGGCTATAACGGCCGACGCGACAATGCGGTGCATGTGCCCTGGTTGCGGGCGGAGCTGCCGGAGTCCCGGGCGACGCTGACGGCCAGCGATCCCTTGCACATTGCAGGGCTTGTCCGTGCCGGTGGCGGCATTGCGCGGCTTCCCTTCATGTCGGCGCTTGATGATCCAACCCTGACGCGGGTTTTCCCTGACAGGAGCGAGCATGCCTACGACATCTGGCTGTTGACCCATTCGGACCTGCGCAAGACGGCGCGGGTGCGGGCCTTCATGGATCATATGTCCGAGGCCTTGCGGGCGCAGATGCCGCGCATCCATGGGGATGCTGTTTAA
- a CDS encoding DUF3422 domain-containing protein — protein sequence MTAHPLRQQLNDEVHSRPSADVHAPMMVTQISVITGETGAEAERTLLRELAEEMGVEAPGAFGNHLAIDLGTDETALHLVWERHTEFSTYAFSRRCSASPDADIPDLGRPFSTPPLSGIPEGWRARLPGEVLVGINLLAIPGNASDIEARLPEAFGDSKCVGAGMSGGRASAWTDFQLHEDGMSRIIVANQTLRPGRLGRLIQRLLDVETYRMMALLAFPLARDLTPDLGSIETELSTLAAETARIQNLEDEQRLLAQLSTLAARAEDLAARSHYRFSAARAYHQLVERRISELDEVKREGLQQIGTFMERRLGPAMRTCTAVADRLEAVSVRISRASSLLNTRVEVALQEQNQSLLRSMEGRARLQLRLQETVEGLSAVAITYYLVGLIAYVLKALEKAGQPINPTLATGALAPFVLMGAYIAVRQIRKRVTRSDVGGDL from the coding sequence ATGACCGCACATCCGCTGCGCCAGCAGCTCAATGACGAGGTGCATTCGCGCCCGTCAGCGGACGTGCATGCGCCCATGATGGTGACCCAGATTTCCGTCATCACTGGCGAAACCGGCGCCGAGGCGGAGCGAACCCTGCTGCGCGAACTTGCCGAGGAAATGGGTGTCGAGGCTCCCGGCGCCTTCGGCAATCATCTGGCCATAGATCTGGGGACGGACGAGACAGCCCTGCATCTGGTCTGGGAGCGCCACACCGAGTTTTCGACCTATGCCTTCTCCCGCCGGTGCAGCGCATCGCCGGACGCGGACATTCCAGACCTTGGTCGCCCGTTTTCAACACCGCCCCTGTCCGGCATTCCCGAAGGTTGGCGCGCGCGGCTGCCCGGTGAAGTTCTTGTCGGCATCAACCTGCTGGCAATCCCCGGCAATGCCTCCGACATCGAAGCGCGCCTGCCCGAAGCCTTTGGCGACAGCAAGTGCGTGGGCGCAGGCATGTCTGGCGGACGTGCAAGCGCCTGGACGGATTTCCAGCTGCACGAAGACGGGATGAGTCGCATCATTGTGGCCAATCAAACTTTGCGCCCCGGCCGCCTGGGTCGCCTCATCCAGCGTCTGCTGGACGTGGAGACCTATCGCATGATGGCGCTGCTGGCGTTCCCGCTGGCCCGCGACCTGACGCCGGATCTGGGTTCCATTGAAACCGAGCTGTCCACTCTGGCCGCAGAAACCGCCCGGATTCAAAACCTTGAGGACGAGCAGCGCTTGTTGGCCCAGCTGTCCACCCTGGCGGCCCGTGCCGAAGATCTTGCGGCCCGCAGCCATTATCGCTTCTCCGCCGCGCGCGCCTACCACCAGCTTGTGGAGCGCCGCATCAGTGAACTGGATGAAGTGAAGCGCGAAGGCCTGCAGCAGATCGGCACTTTCATGGAACGCCGCCTCGGGCCCGCCATGCGGACCTGCACCGCTGTGGCGGATCGGCTTGAAGCCGTGTCAGTGCGTATCTCCCGCGCCTCCAGCCTGCTCAACACCCGCGTGGAAGTTGCTTTGCAGGAACAAAACCAGAGCCTGCTGCGTTCCATGGAAGGCCGCGCCCGCCTGCAACTGCGTTTACAGGAAACCGTCGAAGGCCTGTCCGCAGTCGCCATCACCTATTATCTGGTCGGCCTCATTGCCTATGTGCTCAAGGCCCTGGAAAAAGCAGGCCAGCCCATCAACCCGACATTGGCAACCGGGGCGCTGGCCCCCTTCGTGCTGATGGGCGCCTATATCGCCGTGCGGCAGATCCGCAAACGCGTCACGCGCAGCGACGTTGGAGGCGATCTGTAA